A stretch of DNA from Sugiyamaella lignohabitans strain CBS 10342 chromosome B, complete sequence:
AGTCGGCGGCAGTATCAGTACCAGGGATTATAAAAGAAATTCCTGACACTTCGCAGTATACCTGGGTTCTCAATCCACGTACTACAAAGCCGTATTGGGAGAACTGGTTCACGGGTCTGAGTGGGAATTTTCTAGCTGCACCTGCTGCTCGTCTTCTTATTCTAGCTGGTACTGACAGACTGGACAAACCACTAATGATCGGTCAAATGCAGGGCAAGTATCAGCTCGTTGTGTTTGCTGAGTCTGGCCATTTCATCCAAGAAGATGAGCCTGACAAGACTGCTCTCACCCTAGTTGACTTCTGGACCCGAAATGGACGACCAACTAACATTGTGCCTACTTTTGGAAAATTCAGGTCTGAGTGATTAGATGATAGCGGGTAGCTTTTaggctttgccccagactcCAATATTTATGTGTGGCTTCCTTCACCTGAGAGGATATCGGCGGCTTCGATGCCTTCTACAAGACAGGCCTAGCGAGTCAAGACAGCATCCTGGCTGCTTGGTGCCAAGTACTACCAGATATATCTTAAAACTCAGCGGGCTGATTAAGTAGTGATGGTCTGTTTCAGTAAATTTACATAAAATTTTGCTATTGCTTTGGAACTAGTCTTGTTTATCTTGTTGCAGAGATTGGTTCTTGGCTTCAAATGACTTGACAACCTCATCAATCTTCTTGGATGCCCATGGGAAAGAAGGGAGAATAAGGAAAGGCCTCAAATCAAACCGGTTATCATCAGGTGAGTATTGCTCTGCATGATATGACGGTGTAAGAACAGTCATCTTATGACGGTTTATGGCGTAAAAGTAAAAGAAGCGCTTCACCTTAACTGCAATCTCAGCAGGCGTGAGTCTAGGGGTCCATTCATGGTAGAGCTTGATAAATGCGCTATACGGACCGAATTTCTCAACTTTTCGCAATCTGCCGAAAACTGAGAGTTCGTCATATGTAAAGCCCATATCAGCTTCATCCGACTGGACGTATGTTTTGGTGATTGGTTCAAGTTCCGCCGTGGGCGTGGCTGTAAGAAAGTCGTTTAGAACTGGCATGTCAAAGGCATCTCTCGCGTATGCTATAAAAGCTTTTAGGTCGGTCTTTGATATACCGCCAATAGGATTGATATCAGCACTGGAACAATCGTATTTAGTAAGATACCCACGTAACGCCTCATCGACATTAGCGCTACCAAGGACCAAAAGGCCACCTGTAGGGCGGCTACGCACCCAAGGAAGTAACAATGCAAACAAATATGCTAAAACCATACGTAGACGAGcttgaatattttgaagGGCCAAGTTCTCGGGTTGAGAACCGCCATGCACTTTATACTGAGGACTCTTTCCAGTGACTGTTTCAAAAAGTTTGCGAACAGCTGTTACAACTGTGTCGATGTTCATGTCAACGTGGTAAGAGCCAATATCATTGGCTAGGGCCTTTGCTCTAGCACGTGTCTCGTTTGATGAATTCTCGGTACCCATATAACAGGTATGGAATATCATGTTAGCGAATTCTTTAGGATCAGTAGGAACCCATTCAGgattttcttcaactgcctTTCCAGCTAAACGCCTGGCATCCGCAATAACTTGCTCGTTACCGTTCTTGGCAGCTTCGGCGACTAATCGACACATAGAATGAACAATAACTGAAGTAGCGCAACTGTCAATACCGCCACTTAGAGGAATGAAGAATCCACCAGCTCTACATCTGCGAAGGTAATCCCATAGCCAGCAGGCTGGTCCCAGGGCAATTTCCTCCTCAGGAGTGTGGTATCTAAGCGGCCTAGCTTTAGTAGGAATAACGGTCATGTCAAACTCGAGGCTGCGTCCAGATAATGCTCCACTAGCACTACTGAACTCCACTGATGGGTACGATTTTTCAACTGCGGTGGATTGCATTCCGAAAGAAGGAGCAGAACGATAGCTTCGAACTGAGTCCAGATCCACAGTAGCAGtaacaacttcaacatcatctaGACCGAATTGAGCTCCCTGGGCAACTACGTCACCGTTAACCACAATCAAAGCACATCCGTCGTAATACAATCGGTCACCATCACAACCTCTTTGGTTTGCATAGAGATATACACCACCACACTTTTTGGTGGCCTCAACAATCAATCGCATACGAGTGTCCAGTTTACGTAATTCGTGATGGCTGCCACTGGAATTGGTGAAGAACTCAACTCCATCCAAAGCCAGTCCAATATGGGGACTATTCGGGGTGAAAAGCTCCTCGCATGTTTCGAATCCAAATGATGTCTCCAAGCCGTCTAGTTTAGCATCACCAAACGTAACAGACCTCTGTTTTCCGTCTAGAACTTCCTGAATCATGACTGGCAGGATATGATCTTCAACATGCTTTTGTCTATACCAAGGTGTAAAGTATCTCATTTCTCTATAATTGCCATCATTTGCCAACCAGAGTTTAGGACGAATAAGGAAGATTTTTCTGTTGTAAGAAATGACTCTACAATTGTATCTGACGCTTTTATGGATAATGGGCATACCAATATCAAGCAAGATATCCTGGCAATCGGGGTGAGTAATGATTTGTGAATACATTTCCCAAGAATGCATATAAGTATCTGCTTCCAAGAAATGGTCCAGACAGCCATAGCCCGTGATTTCTAATTCCGGGCCTGTTCTAAATGAAGCCCCTCTTTCCTTAGCGATCCTTATACTTTGAATAATTCTATCGCGGTTTCCCTCAAAATCAAGAGCCCATTGGTTCAAGTTGCAAGTAGCAACCGTTACTAAGTGCCCCATCTTCAATTGTTGAACTTGACCTGTCTACGAGATTAGTCAATTCTATCTAATTGTTGAATAGATAAAGATCATGATCtacaatatatataaatatgagcCGCGCGGAGCGGCTCGGTTCCTTCCGTTAGCATACCAGGACGAGTGGAAGATTTTAATTTGTATTTCTTTAAATTTCCTTTTTTTACCAGTATATAGTTAAGATTCGAGAGCCTAAGAGTGCTTTCCTTGGCAATTAATTTTTACTGAACAACTAACTTACTAAATAACTTGATATCTTGGGCCTAAGTTGTAGTGACTAGCTGAGAAATAATTGCACTATATTGATTCTTTAAATTCTAATCAGTCCAGcgttaattaattttacTCTCAGTCATTTGGCCGCTCTAAAatggtttatttattgaattCTATATTCCATCcttatattatttatgtTTCCTTATCAAATCACTATGTTGGTATCTACCGCATATACGCGGCTGGAATTTAATTAGTCACTGCAGGTTGAAGTTAAAAGTAAATACGGGATCAAGACTCTCACCATCAGCTGTCATTGTCAattgataaataaaaaatgctCCCAA
This window harbors:
- the QNS1 gene encoding glutamine-dependent NAD(+) synthetase (Glutamine-dependent NAD(+) synthetase; essential for the formation of NAD(+) from nicotinic acid adenine dinucleotide; GO_component: GO:0005737 - cytoplasm [Evidence IDA] [PMID 12898714]; GO_component: GO:0005634 - nucleus [Evidence IDA] [PMID 12898714]; GO_function: GO:0005524 - ATP binding [Evidence IEA,IEA]; GO_function: GO:0003952 - NAD+ synthase (glutamine-hydrolyzing) activity [Evidence IEA,IEA]; GO_function: GO:0003952 - NAD+ synthase (glutamine-hydrolyzing) activity [Evidence ISS] [PMID 11380987]; GO_function: GO:0003952 - NAD+ synthase (glutamine-hydrolyzing) activity [Evidence IDA,IMP] [PMID 12771147]; GO_function: GO:0003952 - NAD+ synthase (glutamine-hydrolyzing) activity [Evidence IDA,IMP] [PMID 12898714]; GO_function: GO:0004359 - glutaminase activity [Evidence IDA,IMP] [PMID 12771147]; GO_function: GO:0016810 - hydrolase activity, acting on carbon-nitrogen (but not peptide) bonds [Evidence IEA]; GO_function: GO:0016874 - ligase activity [Evidence IEA]; GO_function: GO:0000166 - nucleotide binding [Evidence IEA]; GO_process: GO:0009435 - NAD biosynthetic process [Evidence IEA,IEA]; GO_process: GO:0009435 - NAD biosynthetic process [Evidence IDA,IMP] [PMID 12771147]; GO_process: GO:0009435 - NAD biosynthetic process [Evidence IDA,IMP] [PMID 12898714]; GO_process: GO:0006807 - nitrogen compound metabolic process [Evidence IEA]) — protein: MGHLVTVATCNLNQWALDFEGNRDRIIQSIRIAKERGASFRTGPELEITGYGCLDHFLEADTYMHSWEMYSQIITHPDCQDILLDIGMPIIHKSVRYNCRVISYNRKIFLIRPKLWLANDGNYREMRYFTPWYRQKHVEDHILPVMIQEVLDGKQRSVTFGDAKLDGLETSFGFETCEELFTPNSPHIGLALDGVEFFTNSSGSHHELRKLDTRMRLIVEATKKCGGVYLYANQRGCDGDRLYYDGCALIVVNGDVVAQGAQFGLDDVEVVTATVDLDSVRSYRSAPSFGMQSTAVEKSYPSVEFSSASGALSGRSLEFDMTVIPTKARPLRYHTPEEEIALGPACWLWDYLRRCRAGGFFIPLSGGIDSCATSVIVHSMCRLVAEAAKNGNEQVIADARRLAGKAVEENPEWVPTDPKEFANMIFHTCYMGTENSSNETRARAKALANDIGSYHVDMNIDTVVTAVRKLFETVTGKSPQYKVHGGSQPENLALQNIQARLRMVLAYLFALLLPWVRSRPTGGLLVLGSANVDEALRGYLTKYDCSSADINPIGGISKTDLKAFIAYARDAFDMPVLNDFLTATPTAELEPITKTYVQSDEADMGFTYDELSVFGRLRKVEKFGPYSAFIKLYHEWTPRLTPAEIAVKVKRFFYFYAINRHKMTVLTPSYHAEQYSPDDNRFDLRPFLILPSFPWASKKIDEVVKSFEAKNQSLQQDKQD